The Streptomyces sp. NBC_00162 sequence ACAGCTGGGTGAGACTTGTCTCGGGCGGGTCGCTAAAATCACTCCCATCGGATTTTTTGTGCGCCTCCCTTCGGGAATCGAAGGCCTTCTGCCAGGTTCTAGTCCGGTCGATGTCGGGGTCGGGCACGCTGAAATCGGTGATGAAGTTGCAGTCAGGGTTGACTACATAAACCTCCAGCGCCGACAAGTGCGTGTTTCGCTGGTCAATGGCGCAAATGAAGAACAGCAGGCACATCCGAGCTAAGGGCTGTCCCGTAACTGATCTTTGGCATGAGAGTGGTCGGCTGTGATCGGTTCCTGGGTCCCACTCTGTGGAAGAGGCGCCGGCCTCGGTTCACCCCTGTGACCGCACGAGACAGCAGCGGATGCCAGGGGCCGTCCTCCCGGCAACGTGTGGATCCACCCGCCCGGGGAGATGAGCAGGGCCCCTGTTATCGTGCGCCGATGTCAACGATCAAGCAGTTCCAAGTGACCTTCGACTGCGCGGAACCTGCGCGCCTCGCCGCCTTCTGGTGCGAGGTGCTGGGGTACGTCGTACCGACAGTCCCGGAGGGCTTTGCCACGTGGGAGGAGTACCACCACTCGCTGCCGCCTGAGGACGAGGTCTACTTCGCGTGCGCTGATCCCTCGGGTGTGGGCCCGCGCGTGCTCTTCCAGCGAGTTCCCGAAGGCAAGGTCGTCAAGAACCGGGTGCATCTTGATGTGCGGGTCGGCACAGGGCTTGTGGGTGACGAGCGCCTGGCCACACTCGAGGCCGAATGCGCACGGCTGATGGCGCTCGGCGCGAAGCACGTGCTGACGCAGCGCGTCGATGGCGTCAACGAGTCGTGCATCACGATGCAGGACATCGAGGGCAACGAGTTCTGCCTCGCCTGATTCTCCTCCGAGACTGCGAGGGGGAGCCGTCTCCCGGGGACCTCTCAGGTCTCGTATGCGGCAGAAGCTATCCCGTGAGAGCGAGGTTGTGCAGTCGGGCGATGCCGAGCATGGCGTGTCGGACCCCGTCGCCCTTGGGACGGCAGTCGCGGAGGATCTTCCAGGTCTTCATGCGGGCGAAGACGTGCTCGACGCGGGCCCGGACCTGTTTGTGCGAGCGATTGTGCTCGCGCTTCCAGCCCGGCAACTCTTCGCCCGGGGTGCGGCGGTGGGGCATGAGGAGGCCGATGCCCGGATTGCCGCCGTCGGCCATCGTGAGGGTCCTGCCCACGGCGGCCTTCGCGCCAGACTCCTCCCATGCCCGGCAGTCGTTGCGATTGCCGGGCAAAGGCTCACCGACCACCACGACCAGGTGGGTATCCGCATCAATGACGACCTGGTGGTTGGTGGAGTACCGGTAGTTCTAATAGGTCATCGGTAAGCTCGAGCACGGAAGTGCAAGGGCTTCAATGCGAGGTGGAAGCCTGCCCCCGTTCCGGGACCTGGATCTCTGTGTCCCTGGTCCTGCTCCTGACCTCGCAGGACAGGTAACGGCCGGCGTCTCCACGGGCGAAGGGACGAGTCGCTGGTCCTGCTCGCCGACGCGCCGGGCATCGGCACGGTCGGCTTCGCGCAGGTCTACCGGGCGTTCTCCTCGCTCAGCATGGACACCGCCTGGGTGCTCAACGACCTGTACGTGGCTCCCGAAGGCCGCCGCACCGGCGCCGGCCGGGCGCTGCTGCGCGAGGTGCTGCGCCGGGCCCGCGAGGCCGGGGTGGCCGGCGTGCAGCTGGAGACCGCGTACGACAACACCGTCGCGCAGGGGCTGTACGAGGCGGAGGGCTTCGTCCGCGAGGATTTCCACGTCTGCTTCCACGAACTCGGGTGAAACATTCCCCGGTCTCCGTCGCGTCGATGGGGTGAGACGACGCGAGGGGGAGTACATGCGGCAGGGTCGCGGAGACGGGTTCCGTGAGTTCGCGGAGGGCAGATCGGGGCACCTGTACCGGTCGGCCTGTCTGCTGGCCAGCGGGGACACCCATCTCGCGGAGGACCTCGTGCAGGAGACCCTGGGCAGGATGTACCTGCTCTGGGGGCGTGTTTCCCGTATCGACAATCCGGCGGCGTACGCACAGACCGTGCTCGTACGGGCCTTCCTGACCCACCAGCGCCGGCGGTCCGCGGGAGAGCGCCCGGTCGGGGAGTTCCCCGAGTCGGGCGCGGCCGCCGCCGGATCCGGGTCCGGCGGCGGCGATCCGGCGTTGCGGCTGACGCTGCTGGAGGCCCTGGGGCGGCTCGCGCCCAAGGACCGGGCGGTGCTCGTGCTGCGGTACTGGGAGGACCGCAGCATCGAGGCGACCGCCGACGCGATGAACACCAGCTCGGCGGCGGTCCGTACCAGGACCTCGCGGGCGCTCGGCCGGCTCAGGGAGCAACTGGGCGGCAGCATCAGTGAGTTCGCGGGCCTTTGAGAACGGAAATGGCCAGGCCGCCGGTGGGCGGCCCCGTGCCGGTGTGGTCCTCTGCACTCCCCCTGAGAACGGAAGGTTTGGTTCCCCATGCCCTTTGAAGACGAGCTCGGCGAAGCCCTCCGGCGTGCGGGGGACGGTTTCACGGCCGACCGGCACGCCCTGGTGGAAGCCGGTGAGCGGCGCGGACGGCGGCTCGTGGCCCGCCGCCGGGCCGCCGTGATCGGCGGATCGGTGCTGTCCCTGGCCCTGATCGGCGCGGTCGGTGCCTACGCCGGGGGGCTGCTGGACGGAACGGGCCGGGTCGAGATCGCGGCGCCGCCGGAACCGTCGGGCGGAGGGTCCGGCGGGGGCGGCGCCCCGGAGCTGCCGCCCGGCGGTACCGGCGCGGTCTCCGCGGCACAGCTGGTCGAGGTGTTCAAGGGGTTGCTGCCGGGAGGGACTCTGTCCGTAGAGCATGCGAACGGTACCGACGGCCACGGCGCGGGAGTCGCCGGCGTGTACGACGACGGCAAGGGCGGAGTGGCGATCAGGCTCACCCTGGTCCCGGTGGACCCGAACGGCAGCTTGGCCAACATCGCGACCCTTTGTACGAAGAAGGATGTGCGGCCGGACGACGCCTGCACGACGGAGCAGCTGGCCGACGGCTCCAGGCTGCTGACCCAGCAGGGCTACGTGGCCCAGAACCCCGCCATAGACATCAAGGAATGGCGGGCCGTGCTCGTGACCCGGCAGGGGTTCCTGGTCGAGGTGTCCGAAAAGAACGCTCCGCCGATGGAGACCACGACGTCCTCTCGCCCCAACCCGCCCTTGAGCCCGGCCCAGTTGAGGGCGGTGGTCACCTCGGACAAGTGGCAACCGGCGCTGAACGACATGCCCCCGGCCGTGCGACTGCCGGGCCGGACGCCCTGATCCCCGAACGCGCTGCGGGATCTGAAGACAGCGGAGCAGCTGCAGAGCATCGACTACCACCCCAAGTGGCATGAACTGGGTCGTGCCGGCGATGGAGCAGTTCCTGGGCTCCTCAGCCGGACTGGCGCCGGCCACGGTGACCCGGCTGACGAAGCAGTGGACCGCCGATCAAGCCGCCTTCCAGCGCCGTGACCTGGCCGAATCCGACTACGTCTACGTGTGGGCCGACGGCGTCCACCCCAAGATCCGCCTGTCCGAGACCCACTCCTGCCTCCTGGTCCTGATGGGTGTGCGGGTGGACGGCACCAAGGAACTGATTGCGATCGCCGAGGGCCTGCGCGAGTCCACCGAGTCCTGGGCCGATCTTCTGCGGGACTGTCGCCGGCGCGGGATGCGCGCCCCGATGCTCGTAGCCGGCGACGGCGCGATGGGGCTGCGGAGGGCATCGGCGGAGGTGTTTCCGCAGGCCAGGCACCAGAGGTGCTGGGTCCACAAGACCAGGAATGTCATGAACGCACTGCCGAAGTCCGCCCAGCCCGGGGCGAAGAAGGCCCTGCAAGAGATCTACAACGCCGAGGACCGCGACCACGCCGAGAAGGCGATCACCGCGTTCGACAAGGCATACGGGGTGAAGTGGCCCAAGGCGGTGAAGAAGATCACCGGTGAGGCTGATGAGCTGCTGGCGTTCTACGACTTCCCCGCCGAACACTGGGTCCATCTTCGGACCACGAACCCGATCGAGTCGACCTTCAGCACCGTGAAACTCCGGACCAAGGTCACCCGCGGCGCCGGCCGCCCCACCGCCGCCCTCACGATGGTCTTCAAGCGCGTGGAATCCGCCCAGGCCCGCTCGCGAGCAGTCACCGCACCTCACCTCGTCGCGCTCGTCCGAGCCGGCGCCCACTTCGAGAACGGTCACCTTGTCGAACGCCCCGAGGACCTCGCAGCATGATCCACCTCAACCGACCTGCAAGTCTTGACCATTACGCGGGCAGGTAAGTTGGTGGAATGGCAAGGTACTACCGGGATGAGCGGGCGGCGAAGCGTCAGCCCGCGTCGTTGCCAGTACGGTCGCAGGAGGTGGACGAGGGCTACCGTCTTGTTGGCCCTGGCGGCACGTTGTCGCCTGTCGTGGCGCACGTACAGTGGCTGGACAATCACCGGGCCGGACCAGACACGCACGTGATGATCTCGTTCGAAGACGGCACGAAAATCGAGTTCCCCTTCGATGCACTCCTGGCTGCCGTCTGGCATGACGAGCAACGCGCGATCAACGAGCATGAGCTCAGCGCTGCCGCTCCCGCGGTATGGGGCAAGGCGGAGGCGTCCTGGGGAGAAGGGCCGTGATTGCCGAGCTGATCCACAAGTCTTGACAATTACTCGGGGACTGGCACATGCAGGCACTGCGGCACCTGTTCAACCGGATGCTCGGCCAGCTCCACCACTGCCTCCTGGCGCGCACTCCCTTCGATGAATCGATCGCCTTCCCCACAGAGCCGCTACCAGCAGGAACAGCCGCTACGTGAAATGAACGGGACGGCTCGTCCAGGGGCGAGAGGAGCGACGACCACGCCCATGAGACCCCCAGTGCAGACGACCGCTGCCCGGACCATCGCCCCGTCCTCCGAGTGACCGCTGTCCAGCCCACACGATGAGGCGATACCGGAAGATGCGACCATCGTCGGATGCGAGGGATCGATGAGCTGGTCAATGTGGACGATCCGGCGTGGCCGGAGCTTCAGGGGTTCTCAGCGCGAGCTCCGTGCCGGTTCAAGTGCTGCCCGGAGACATCAACGAGGGCCGCCGATGCCTTCTGCAGATGCAGGTCACCGGGCGATCGGTGCTGGGTGCACTGGCGTTGCACACCGGCGGATTGCTCGTGGACGACGGGTGGGTGCGAGTGTTCGGCGGGGTTCGGGTTCGGTCGCGGATGGGCGACTCCCGAGTCTGGCGCAGGTCAACCGCTTCCCCACGGACTTCGACCCTGGCTGGCATCCCGCGACAGGTCTTGTCGTCGGCCACGACATTGTCGGAGGGGTCTTCGCATTGAACGGTGGCGATCCCGCGGCCGCGGGCCGCCCTGGGGCACCCGGCCAGATGACGTATTTCGCTCCCGATGCTCTGGAGTGGGAGGCGATGGAGATGGGCCACTCCGGGTGGGTCTCCTGGCTGCTCTCGGGCAGGCTGGAGACGTTCTATGACGGAATGCGCTGGCCCGGCTGGCGTGAGGAGACCGCAGCTCTGGCTGTCGGGCAGGGTCTTTCCGTGTATCCGTTCCTGTGGTCCGAGGAAGCTCACGCCGATCTCGCGGCCACGAGTCGGCGGCCTGTGCCGATGCGCGAGGTACTCGGAGTCGCAGCAGACTTCGCCCGGCAGATGGGGCCCTCCGAGCCTGGGTTCCTGGGCGACGTGTGACTGGCTTCGCTGTCGGTCCTGGTGTGTCAGCGAAGGTCCGGAGCCGGGGGACTGGGACGAGGTTCTGCGGGCGCGATGGGGCGGCGAACACACCACGGCTTGACGGCTTAACTGCATGAGGTGTCTTTCCACGCGGAGCCGAGGGAAGAGGTCTGCATCGAGTCCGGGGTCGCAGTCCGGACTATGTGTGCGCTGCCATCTTCTCTGCACTTCGCTGGACGAGGACACGATGATGCCGTGTACCGCCGAGAAGCAAGCCGTCCGGAGACGACGGATTCGGCCGTGCTCACTCGCACGACTGTCAAGTCGACCGGTCTTCCAGGGAAGAGCGTTGGGCGGTCTCAATCCAGGAAATTTCGTGACGGTTGTCCGTGATCTCTCTGAAGTTGTGGGCGGCTAGGGTGACGGTCGGCCGACGCCTGGTGTTTGGTGTGGTGCTCAGCAGGACGGACACGGCTGTTGACAGCGATTTGAACGCCACGTAGGGCTGGAATCCGGAGGACCACCAGTCGAGCGGTTCACCCCGCTGGATGGTCCGCCGGACGGCCTTGAGCGCTTGGCGGACACCGCCGAGCACGTCGACCTCCTCCCCGGTCAGCACGCGTTCGGCGGCCACTTGGGCCAGGAGGGCCTCGATCTCTCCTTCGGCTGCGGTCGCCCGCTCGAGGCATGCTGACCTTCGTTCACTCACCCTCGCCGAGTGACTTTGCACGTCAGACGGTGCGGCCCCACCGCCGTCAGCGATTGACTTCGAGGTTCGTCAGGACGAGCAGGGCGCGCAGGAGCTGGGTGGCGTGAGCGGGATCGGTGCGGAGCTTGGCGAGGATCCGCCAGTTCTTCAGGTGGGCGAAGCCGTGCTCGACTGGCGCGCGTCCGATGGCGAGGACTCGGTTGGCGTTCTTCTGACCTGCGGTCAGCTTGTGGGTGCGGCTGGCATGGAAGCCCGTGACGATAACGGGGTCGCGGACGTCGTTGTCCAGGCCGCGGAAGCCGAGGTCAGCGAGAGCGCCGAGGCCGGTGGCGCGCAGGTGGGCCGGGATGTGGTCGTGGCGGGCGGCGGTGTTGTCATGGGTGCGGCCGGGCCGGGCGGCCGATATCCAGATCAGGCGGCCTCTCTCGTCGGTCAGGGCGAGGAAGTGCAGGCCGTGACTGTGGTGTTTGAGCACGGTTCGGGTCTGGGCAAGCAACGCTGGGTCGTGGAGCGCGCGTTCGCCCACCTGCACTGGTTCCGCCGCCCTGCGGATCCATTGGGAGATACGCGACGACATCCACGAAGCCTTCCTCCCCCTGGGATGCGCACTCATCTGCTGGAGGCGTCTGAACTCAGCTGTCGCTCGCTAGCTCTTCTGCAGGGTGCGGGTGACACCCGCGATGACGGCGGTCGTCAGTACCCAGCCGAAGACGATCAGCAGGTAGGCCAGCGCCTGGAGGCTGCCGTTCGACCAGTACCAGGCCGTGCGCTGGCCCAGGCCACCGATGGGGATCAAGAGGTCAAGTGTGTAGACAAGGGGCTGGAACGGGGCGCCCTCGCCTTGTTTGACAGGGTTGGGGGAGCGAGTGCCGAAGGACAGCGTGCCCAGCAAGGTCAGCGCGAGCAGCCAGATGCCGGCCAGCCAGGGGCGGTAGCCGTAACCGACGGTTGCCTCGAGCAGGTGCCCCCACACGCGCGCGGCCGGGGGCAGAGTCTGACGCCGATGGCGCTGTTTGGCCAGGAGTACGCGGCGGGCGTCGTCGTCGTGGCCGGCCTTCCGGTACCAGCTCGCCAACTGCTCATAGGGCTGGGGGTTGTAGCCCGGGCTGCGTCGTATCCACGCCACGCGGCGGGCCACCGAGTCCCGCCGTCCCACG is a genomic window containing:
- a CDS encoding DUF2625 domain-containing protein — translated: MAQVNRFPTDFDPGWHPATGLVVGHDIVGGVFALNGGDPAAAGRPGAPGQMTYFAPDALEWEAMEMGHSGWVSWLLSGRLETFYDGMRWPGWREETAALAVGQGLSVYPFLWSEEAHADLAATSRRPVPMREVLGVAADFARQMGPSEPGFLGDV
- a CDS encoding DUF2625 domain-containing protein, which produces MLPGDINEGRRCLLQMQVTGRSVLGALALHTGGLLVDDGWVRVFGGVRVRSRMGDSRVWRRSTASPRTSTLAGIPRQVLSSATTLSEGSSH
- a CDS encoding GNAT family N-acetyltransferase is translated as MGTVGFAQVYRAFSSLSMDTAWVLNDLYVAPEGRRTGAGRALLREVLRRAREAGVAGVQLETAYDNTVAQGLYEAEGFVREDFHVCFHELG
- a CDS encoding transposase family protein; this encodes MQVGERALHDPALLAQTRTVLKHHSHGLHFLALTDERGRLIWISAARPGRTHDNTAARHDHIPAHLRATGLGALADLGFRGLDNDVRDPVIVTGFHASRTHKLTAGQKNANRVLAIGRAPVEHGFAHLKNWRILAKLRTDPAHATQLLRALLVLTNLEVNR
- a CDS encoding VOC family protein, whose product is MSTIKQFQVTFDCAEPARLAAFWCEVLGYVVPTVPEGFATWEEYHHSLPPEDEVYFACADPSGVGPRVLFQRVPEGKVVKNRVHLDVRVGTGLVGDERLATLEAECARLMALGAKHVLTQRVDGVNESCITMQDIEGNEFCLA
- a CDS encoding SigE family RNA polymerase sigma factor, producing MRQGRGDGFREFAEGRSGHLYRSACLLASGDTHLAEDLVQETLGRMYLLWGRVSRIDNPAAYAQTVLVRAFLTHQRRRSAGERPVGEFPESGAAAAGSGSGGGDPALRLTLLEALGRLAPKDRAVLVLRYWEDRSIEATADAMNTSSAAVRTRTSRALGRLREQLGGSISEFAGL